One window of the bacterium genome contains the following:
- a CDS encoding Eco57I restriction-modification methylase domain-containing protein, with protein sequence MVTPKQVAEYLTNLTELGAIQNLFAKLNYEVFDEPVDHSGWGDGLARENVAEARIINRRGQFNIAHVTIPARTIHGRDFLPRSPQRAIFKQLERDFPFLFVVFSDEERRFWDFTSVKLVAEKERTRGRRVFRRIYVEAGRPKRTVVERLALLYAESDDLFKIQEQCFDRAFDVNAVTKEFYEEYHGLYLRLSGQLPKANRAMFGDASTQHRPNEFAQRLMGRVMFLYFLQRKGWLGDDTDFLRKEFWKADEKGKNFYRDVLETVWFRCLNTPDKREGLPDPYKSIPYLNGGLFTPDYAFDTDELLPLPNDFFSTDHLRQGEGDGLLDIFDRYNFTIEESTPLDQEVAVDPEMLGKVLENLLEEEERKKEGVYYTPRPIVDFMCRESLLGYLADQTGIGRESLEELLDIEKLQEAEWKEEHGEDLGYSLNQAAAKRVLDALENVKVLDPAVGSGAFPLGMMHNLMQVYRAAGVIRGERIRPDSNVAAERKMKIIADNLYGVDIKSEAIEIARLRLWLSLVVEQRSPDEVEPLPNLDFKFMVGDSLIEEIEGIPIYPVAGGGDGELGIQTPKVAKAQEKLIELEESYFNAHTAAERKELEEEIQKAVLAVVEGAVDEGLMEIKRKWKVHDQAVAKRSTKKLEQERQALIEAEARLRGIVLQARDAEKPLPFFPFRLFFGEVWREGREGFDIVIANPPYVRQEKFEGGYKEKLARHYEDVYTSVCDIYVPFYKRGFELLKPGGYLTFISSGTYARTGFGEKLRRWLRNNVTIRRWVDFGDLQPFEDQTTYPVVPVFKNRKADGGRRLAYYQLPDLDYGDFSEKVERGSFEVVQSDLADDGYRFLRPEVKAVFDKIVAAGRPLREVVGEIYRGVLTGFNEAFIVDGPTKDRLIAEDPKSAELLKPFLMGRDLKPWRYEFKDRWLIFTRHGVDIKRYPAIKRHLEQYKNQLKPRPKGVPKEGWKGRKP encoded by the coding sequence ATGGTCACCCCGAAACAGGTTGCCGAATACCTGACCAACCTGACCGAGCTTGGCGCAATCCAGAATCTCTTCGCGAAGCTCAACTACGAAGTCTTCGACGAGCCGGTGGACCACAGCGGTTGGGGTGACGGCTTAGCCAGGGAGAACGTCGCCGAGGCGCGCATCATCAACCGCCGCGGTCAGTTCAACATCGCCCACGTAACCATCCCCGCCAGGACCATCCACGGGCGGGATTTCCTCCCCCGCTCGCCCCAGCGCGCCATCTTCAAGCAACTCGAACGCGACTTCCCCTTCCTCTTCGTCGTCTTCTCCGATGAGGAGCGCCGCTTCTGGGACTTCACCAGCGTCAAGCTGGTCGCCGAAAAGGAGAGAACCCGGGGGCGCCGTGTATTCCGGCGCATATACGTCGAGGCCGGCAGGCCCAAGCGCACCGTCGTCGAGCGCCTGGCCCTCTTGTACGCCGAAAGCGACGACCTCTTTAAAATCCAGGAGCAGTGCTTCGACAGGGCCTTCGACGTCAACGCGGTCACCAAGGAATTTTACGAGGAATACCACGGGCTCTACCTCCGTCTGAGCGGGCAGTTGCCGAAGGCCAACCGAGCCATGTTCGGCGACGCATCCACTCAGCACCGGCCCAACGAGTTCGCCCAGCGCCTCATGGGCCGCGTCATGTTCCTCTACTTCCTCCAGCGCAAGGGCTGGCTGGGCGACGACACCGACTTCCTCCGCAAAGAATTCTGGAAGGCCGACGAGAAGGGCAAGAACTTTTACCGCGACGTGCTGGAAACCGTCTGGTTCAGGTGCCTGAACACACCCGATAAACGTGAGGGCCTGCCCGACCCCTACAAGTCCATCCCCTACCTCAACGGCGGCCTCTTCACCCCGGACTACGCCTTCGACACCGACGAGCTGCTGCCCCTCCCCAACGACTTCTTCTCCACCGACCACCTCCGCCAGGGCGAGGGCGACGGCCTCCTGGACATCTTCGACCGCTACAACTTCACCATCGAGGAGTCCACCCCGCTCGACCAGGAGGTCGCCGTGGACCCCGAGATGCTCGGCAAGGTTTTGGAGAACCTCCTGGAGGAAGAGGAGCGGAAGAAGGAAGGCGTCTACTACACCCCGCGGCCCATCGTGGACTTCATGTGCCGCGAGAGCCTCCTGGGATACCTGGCCGACCAGACCGGCATCGGGCGCGAATCTCTGGAGGAGCTCCTGGACATCGAGAAGCTGCAAGAGGCCGAGTGGAAGGAGGAGCACGGCGAGGACCTGGGATACAGCCTGAACCAGGCGGCGGCGAAGAGGGTCCTGGACGCGTTGGAGAATGTGAAGGTCCTCGACCCCGCCGTGGGTTCCGGGGCCTTCCCCCTGGGCATGATGCACAACCTGATGCAGGTCTACCGGGCCGCCGGGGTCATACGCGGCGAGCGCATCCGACCCGACTCGAACGTCGCCGCCGAGCGAAAGATGAAAATCATCGCCGACAACCTCTACGGCGTGGACATCAAATCCGAGGCCATCGAAATCGCCCGCCTGCGCCTCTGGCTCTCCCTGGTCGTCGAACAGCGCAGCCCCGACGAGGTCGAGCCTCTCCCCAACCTCGACTTCAAGTTCATGGTCGGGGACTCGCTCATCGAGGAGATAGAGGGCATCCCCATTTACCCCGTCGCCGGCGGCGGTGACGGGGAGTTGGGCATCCAGACCCCCAAGGTGGCGAAGGCCCAGGAGAAACTGATCGAGCTGGAGGAAAGCTACTTCAACGCACACACCGCCGCGGAGCGGAAGGAGCTGGAGGAGGAGATACAGAAGGCCGTGCTGGCCGTCGTCGAGGGCGCGGTTGACGAGGGGCTGATGGAAATTAAACGTAAATGGAAGGTCCACGACCAGGCCGTCGCCAAGCGCAGCACGAAGAAGCTGGAACAGGAACGGCAGGCCTTAATCGAGGCCGAGGCCCGTCTGCGGGGCATCGTGCTCCAGGCTCGGGACGCCGAAAAACCGCTCCCCTTCTTCCCCTTCCGGCTCTTCTTCGGCGAGGTCTGGCGCGAGGGACGCGAGGGATTCGACATCGTCATCGCCAACCCGCCCTACGTGCGCCAGGAGAAGTTCGAGGGCGGGTACAAGGAAAAGCTCGCCAGGCACTACGAAGACGTTTACACGAGCGTCTGCGACATCTACGTCCCCTTCTACAAGCGCGGGTTCGAGCTTTTGAAGCCCGGCGGCTACCTGACCTTCATCTCCTCGGGCACCTACGCCCGCACCGGCTTCGGCGAAAAGCTGCGCCGTTGGCTGCGAAACAACGTCACCATCCGGCGCTGGGTTGACTTCGGCGACCTCCAGCCCTTCGAGGACCAGACCACCTACCCCGTGGTGCCGGTTTTCAAGAACCGGAAGGCGGACGGCGGGCGCCGCCTGGCCTACTACCAGCTCCCCGACCTGGACTACGGCGATTTTTCGGAGAAGGTCGAGCGGGGGAGCTTCGAGGTGGTCCAGTCCGACCTGGCCGACGACGGCTACCGCTTCCTGCGGCCCGAGGTCAAGGCGGTTTTCGACAAAATCGTGGCCGCCGGGCGGCCGCTCAGGGAGGTCGTCGGGGAAATCTACCGCGGGGTGCTCACCGGCTTCAACGAGGCCTTCATCGTGGACGGTCCCACCAAGGACCGCCTGATAGCCGAGGACCCGAAGAGCGCCGAGCTTCTGAAGCCGTTCCTCATGGGCCGGGACCTGAAGCCCTGGCGCTACGAGTTCAAGGACCGCTGGCTGATATTCACCCGCCACGGCGTGGATATCAAACGCTACCCGGCGATAAAACGGCACCTGGAGCAGTACAAGAACCAGTTAAAGCCACGCCCAAAGGGTGTGCCCAAGGAGGGTTGGAAGGGCCGTAAGCCG